From one Labeo rohita strain BAU-BD-2019 chromosome 8, IGBB_LRoh.1.0, whole genome shotgun sequence genomic stretch:
- the setd1bb gene encoding histone-lysine N-methyltransferase SETD1B-A has protein sequence MYQSVEKEGQWKDNDALGKTDSCDLLENATPNWSCYKLIIDPVLNGGSQKLYRYDGQHFSAPHPECFPVDVIRDPRIARFWTKFQEADLPVPKFKVDEYYVGAPKELTFARLNDNIRDGFLSEMCKNFGEIQDLKVLYNPKNKKHLGIAQVVFESVKAANNAVKTLHNTSVMGNNIHVEFDPKGVKRNRYFQMLVSGLYTPFTLPVGDEGWEPQSPSSFNDSLTECEPLKKLSFTLSSSSSSICNGSPSLDCSTPLSMDTAYSSMHQDTPSSFWQTPQYQDTPCTPSLTHSRPGTPPQCEKTPYESALISSASSVPFIQSIPNISQLQPDHMTQPASSKPSIIQGAVQNFWKLGGAPCQNGSFSNRQRTPGRNPHHRGGHRVRPLESKYQNAYNRRPQHHYIHRPVYRGAHYRSGSTTNQPFRTFQDAPTTPSYSDKLTCQIFTGSIKDLSVNHRSVAEDLPSLPSLEILPPKTIGLDVHHILPDMQMNTNMSEDTFSGTQVPCKTTQEVNQNHRPPQGQSSHSSTPKPCPSSETTEDLSEPVVQCPSPESPAPESKPDSLDSRIQMLLSAGSPVLPLLNQESSDSETSATEEHDPDYHPQPSPKAPSPSPSHSTDAILNCDQTSTIVSDNGSHSRETSSVVEDVSVTPLCDVSKDDHELQSAKKPKVNSNEGEDTADQPCSIPVICSNRSSLPPPIPQMPPIIIPPSAHYPSLPSSNLPSNLGPPPMSPLLPGYSSSCSLFPPQNIQQVCRPPNWQGSQVPLPIPTRITQGQTSFSPPFLPPPFNFMSHRPPYPSAGCSSTMLRYRPPWPPPPMPSFDPSVPPPGYVPMKELSHKAAVDVVLAVVASELRAIVKKDIHRRMIEIVAFKAFDHWWDDKEQAAKVSTPTVKSVGNKDTTLRAMEQCLKMGNAGVEGSVLGTGKISLHGRIKLPSFKLKRKDTSTEASSEVKRICASPGLEHSEDEESEQQTAPDNVEGDTTKSASDDTMVKRRHARPLALDSEEEEDEEISDKAEHPKSDESDVSAQEGDEMKVDKVHKDKKKKSDPCVVVEDEDHSDTDTISHTSSNSSTSKSQGYDSLASPRTVSDSSASSPSDSSVSSRSVFDSSDDRSDDSSDSLSSGEDDRLDGESSFSETPHEDRKIEETIWISSDEDENENQEIIHTPVYSSFTQWEEDLDPPVTPSAPDLVESDEDYELFDLDLARTEDPEEELSVRVYMQGLKLPEPLRYSLQDPVKHCLTNKLKLPDPVIFFSEQDSELPSPPSPTYRGLSDDLETQYTSDSEDQRVITETLEDTENLRPITPTGSLSDSDPEMELGRRFSPPAIEEVELPHTPGGCLEMEETEDHILPPGPPTPLPPPPSPTGIQELPFSPIYHYPPLPSSYPTYEETPKTPGRVSGPRHVNHSERITPVGLLQETLLRMGSPCNPVLSPCADRIPRTPGRDMSPSPPVINHGERNVQHRELWTSGLHHHNSGSDAQTNNFSLNNSRAPHGHHVPSRQTACLDTARLKRRRERLKMRRRMIELQRTRQYTNINNHSSLQVNNVTTKSSSNQVLDCVSDIRTEHPPPEAHIQKRLLEDKHPQNENQRLQESSFVWRRWRESSSTHRLVFSPRSERREKLVLHAVWTKGVNEEEIKHLKATYERLVVEDKECDWLNSTRWVPHPPTSNPDDRPRRWRDGIRNHVTGCARSEGYYFISKREKLRYLRDELPASEEFIVDNQQGKSAPAQIPPSSRSGSELRAEQRRLMSSFSCDSDLLKFNQLKFRKKKLRFGRSRIHDWGLFAEEPIAADEMIIEYVGQSIRQVIADMRERRYENEGIGSSYLFRVDQDTIIDATKCGNLARFINHSCNPNCYAKIITVEAQKKIVIYSRQPIGVNEEITYDYKFPIEDEKIPCLCSAENCRGTLN, from the exons ATGTACCAAAGCGTCGAAAAGGAGGGTCAATGGAAAGATAACG ATGCATTAGGAAAAACCGATAGTTGTGATCTCCTGGAAAACGCAACTCCAAACTGGAGTTGTTACAAACTGATTATTGATCCAGTTTTGAACGGCGGAAGTCAGAAACTGTACCGCTATGATGGACAGCACTTCAGCGCACCG CATCCTGAATGTTTCCCTGTGGATGTTATACGAGATCCTAGAATCGCACGTTTTTGGACAAAATTCCAAGAAGCAGATCTCCCAGTCCCCAAATTTAAG GTTGATGAGTATTATGTTGGAGCGCCAAAGGAGCTGACATTTGCAAGGCTTAATGACAACATTAGAGATGGATTCCTGTCTGAAATGTGTAAAAACTTTGGAGAGATTCAAGATTTGAAAGTTTTATACAATCCAAAGAATAAGAAACATTTAGGAATAGCGCAAGTTgttttcgaatctgtaaaggcAGCaaataatgcagtaaaaacactCCACAATACTTCTGTGATGGGAAACAACATCCATGTGGAGTTTGACCCCAAAG GTGTGAAGAGAAACCGATACTTCCAGATGCTTGTTAGTGGTTTATATACACCGTTTACTCTCCCTGTTGGAGACGAGGGTTGGGAACCCCAGTCACCATCCTCATTCAATGACTCTTTAACT GAGTGTGAACCACTGAAGAAGCTGTCATTcacattatcatcatcatcatcctcaatATGTAATGGCTCCCCTTCATTGGATTGTTCTACTCCTTTATCCATGGATACTGCCTACTCCAGCATGCATCAAGACACACCTAGTAGCTTCTGGCAGACCCCTCAATACCAAGACACCCCTTGCACACCTTCTTTGACCCACAGTAGACCAGGCACACCACCTCAGTGTGAGAAGACCCCATATGAATCTGCACTGATAAGCAGTGCCTCCAGTGTCCCTTTTATTCAATCCATCCCAAACATCTCACAGCTTCAGCCAGATCACATGACTCAACCAGCCTCAAGTAAACCTAGCATCATTCAAGGTGCTGTGCAAAACTTTTGGAAGCTAGGTGGAGCTCCCTGTCAAAACGGCAGCTTCTCAAATAGGCAAAGAACTCCAGGACGCAATCCTCACCACCGTGGAGGACACCGGGTCAGACCTCTTGAGAGCAAGTACCAAAATGCATACAACCGTAGGCCACAGCACCACTATATACACAGACCTGTATATAGGGGAGCTCACTACCGCTCTGGATCTACAACCAATCAGCCTTTTAGAACATTTCAGGATGCTCCAACTACACCGTCATATTCGGATAAGCTGACATGCCAAATCTTTACTGGCTCAATCAAGGACCTTAGTGTTAATCACAGATCTGTTGCTGAAGATCTACCATCACTTCCTAGTTTGGAGATACTGCCTCCAAAGACTATTGGTTTGGATGTTCATCACATTCTTCCTGATATGCAGATGAATACAAATATGTCAGAAGATACTTTCAGTGGTACTCAAGTACCTTGTAAGACAACTCAAGAGGTGAACCAAAATCACCGTCCACCACAAGGCCAGTCTTCTCACTCATCTACCCCTAAACCATGCCCTTCCTCTGAAACCACAGAAGATCTTTCAGAGCCTGTAGTGCAGTGTCCTTCTCCTGAATCTCCTGCTCCAGAATCAAAGCCTGACAGCCTGGACTCCCGTATCCAGATGCTTCTTAGTGCTGGAAGTCCAGTTCTGCCTCTTCTGAACCAAGAGAGTTCAGACTCAGAGACTTCAGCTACTGAAGAGCATGATCCAGACTATCATCCTCAACCTTCTCCCAAAGCTCCCAGCCCTTCTCCTTCTCATTCCACAGATGCCATCCTAAACTGTGACCAAACATCAACTATTGTGAGTGATAATGGCTCTCATTCAAGAGAAACTTCATCTGTCGTTGAGGATGTGAGTGTCACTCCACTCTGTGATGTTTCAAAAGACGACCATGAACTTCAATCAGCCAAGAAGCCCAAGGTCAACTCAAATGAAGGTGAAGATACTGCAGATCAGCCGTGTAGTATACCAGTGATCTGCAGTAACAGGAGCTCTTTACCTCCACCCATTCCTCAAATGCCCCCAATCATTATACCACCATCTGCTCACTACCCCTCCCTTCCATCTTCTAATTTACCCTCAAATCTGGGTCCTCCTCCTATGTCTCCATTGTTACCTGGATATAGTTCTTCATGTTCATTGTTCCCTCCTCAAAATATCCAGCAAGTCTGTAGGCCACCCAACTGGCAGGGTAGCCAAGTACCTCTTCCTATTCCTACTAGAATAACACAAGGCCAAACCTCATTCTCACCTCCCTTCCTCCCTCCACCCTTTAATTTCATGAGTCATCGCCCACCATACCCTTCTGCTGGGTGTTCATCTACAATGTTGAGGTACAGACCACCTTGGCCTCCTCCCCCCATGCCCTCGTTTGACCCATCAGTACCTCCACCAGGTTATGTCCCTATGAAAGAATTGTCCCATAAGGCAGCAGTGGATGTAGTTCTAGCTGTTGTTGCTTCAGAGCTGAGGGCTATTGTGAAGAAAGACATACATCGCAGGATGATTGAGATTGTGGCCTTCAAAGCATTTGATCATTGGTGGGATGACAAAGAACAGGCAGCTAAG GTATCTACCCCTACTGTTAAATCGGTAGGAAATAAAGATACAACGCTCAGAGCAATGGAGCAATGCCTAAAAATGGGGAATGCAGGGGTTGAAGGCTCTGTATTGGGCACGGGAAAAATAAGTCTGCATGGACGCATCAAACTACCATCTTTTAAG TTAAAGAGGAAGGATACATCAACTGAGGCCTCCAGTGAAGTCAAAAGGATCTGTGCTTCTCCAGGTCTTGAACACTCTGAGGATGAAG agtCAGAGCAGCAAACTGCCCCAGATAATGTTGAAGGGGACACAACCAAAAGTGCCAGTGATGACACCATGGTGAAACGAAGGCATGCCAGGCCTCTGGCATTAGACAGTGAGGAGGAAGAAGATGAAGAGATTTCTGACAAAGCAGAGCATCCAAAATCTGACGAATCTGATGTGTCTGCTCAG gaGGGCGATGAGATGAAAGTTGATAAAGTACATAAagataaaaagaagaaaagtgaTCCCTGTGTTGTCGTAGAGGATGAAGATCACTCAGATACAG ATACTATCAGTCACACAAgttcaaactcatctacatcaaAAAGCCAAGGATACGATTCCTTAGCCTCTCCCAGAACTGTCTCGGACTCCTCAGCTTCTTCTCCATCTGACTCCTCAGTTTCCTCTAGATCGGTTTTTGATTCTTCAGATGACAGAAGCGACGATTCCTCCGACTCTCTGTCTTCTGGGGAGGACGATCGGTTGGATGGTGAAAGTTCTTTTTCTGAAACGCCACATGAGGACAGAAAAATAGAAGAGACGATATGGATATCTTCAGATGAGgatgaaaatgaaaaccagGAGATCATTCACACTCCTGTTTACTCGTCTTTTACACAATGGGAAGAAGATCTTGACCCCCCTGTGACCCCGTCTGCCCCAGATTTAGTTGAAAGTGATGAGGACTATGAATTGTTCG ATTTGGATCTAGCAAGAACAGAAGACCCTGAGGAGGAGCTGAGTGTGAGAGTGTATATGCAAGGTCTGAAACTACCTGAGCCTCTCAGATACTCCTTACAGGATCCAGTTAAACACTgtttaacaaacaaactaaagcTCCCAGACCCGGTGATATTCTTTTCGGAGCAGGATTCAGAGCTGCCAAGTCCACCGTCTCCCACATACAGAGGATTGTCAG atgatttGGAGACACAATACACTTCAGATTCAGAGGACCAGAGAGTCATTACAGAAACACTGGAGGATACTGAGAACCTCAGACCCATCACACCCACTGGATCCTTGTCCGACAGTGACCCTGAAATGGAGCTGGGACGGAGATTTTCACCTCCAGCTATTGAGGAGGTAGAACTGCCTCACACACCTGGTGGATGTCTAGAAATGGAGGAAACTGAGGATCATATTCTACCTCCAGGACCACCTACACCACTTCCACCTCCTCCCTCTCCCACAGGCATCCAGGAACTTCCCTTCTCACCCATTTACCACTATCCTCCTCTCCCTTCCTCATATCCCACGTATGAAGAAACACCAAAAACACCAGGCCGGGTCAGTGGTCCACGCCATGTTAATCACTCTGAGAGAATAACACCAGTGGGATTACTGCAAGAGACCTTACTAAGAATGGGAAGCCCCTGCAACCCCGTTCTGTCTCCTTGTGCTGACAGGATCCCGAGGACTCCAGGGAGAGACATGTCTCCATCTCCACCTGTCATAAACCATGGAGAGAGAAATGTTCAGCATAGAGAGCTGTGGACTAGTGGACTCCATCATCACAACTCTGGTTCAGATGCACAGACtaataatttcagtttaaataataGTCGTGCACCTCATGGCCATCATGTCCCCTCACGTCAAACAGCTTGTTTGGACACGGCACGTTTGAAAAGACGACGAGAGCGGCTTAAAATGAGAAGACGAATGATTGAATTACAACGGACAAGACAATACACCAATATAAATAATCATTCATCCTTACAAGTGAACAATGTGACAACAAAATCTTCTTCAAATCAGGTTTTGGATTGTGTCTCGGATATTAGGACTGAACATCCACCACCAGAAGCCCACATACAGAAACGTTTGCTAGAGGACAAACATCCACAGAATGAGAATCAAAGGCTTCAGGAGTCTTCTTTTGTGTGGAGAAGATGGAGAGAATCATCATCCACACATCGCCTCGTCTTCTCTCCACGTTCTGAGAGAAGAGAGAAGTTGGTCCTCCATGCTGTGTGGACTAAAGGAGTGAATGAGGAGGAGATCAAGCACCTGAAGGCCACCTATGAAAGGCTTGTTGTGGAGGATAAAGAATGTGATTGGTTAAACAGCACGCGCTGGGTCCCACATCCTC CAACCAGCAATCCTGACGACAGGCCAAGAAGGTGGCGGGATGGGATCAGAAATCATGTGACAGGTTGTGCACGCAGTGAGGGTTATTACTTCATCAGCAAGAGGGAAAAACTGCGATATCTCAGGGATGAACTTCCTGCTTCAGAAGAGTTTATTGTAGATAATCAG CAGGGAAAGAGTGCGCCAGCTCAGATTCCACCTTCATCCAGATCAGGATCAGAGCTCAGAGCGGAACAGCGTCGCCTGATGTCCTCCTTCAGCTGTGACAGTGACCTCCTCAAATTCAACCAACTCAAG TTCCGAAAGAAGAAGCTGCGCTTTGGCAGGAGTCGTATTCATGACTGGGGGCTGTTTGCAGAGGAACCCATTGCTGCAGATGAAATGATAATTGAATATGTAGGCCAGAGCATTCGGCAG GTGATAGCAGACATGCGTGAAAGGCGCTATGAAAATGAGGGTATTGGAAGCAGTTATCTGTTCCGGGTTGACCAGGACACTATCATTGATGCAACCAAGTGCGGTAACCTGGCAAGATTCATCAATCACAGCTGCAAT CCAAACTgctatgccaaaatcatcactgTTGAAGCTCAAAAGAAGATCGTCATCTACTCTCGGCAACCTATTGGTGTAAATGAAGAGATCACTTATGATTACAAATTCCCTATTGAGGATGAAAAGATCCCCTGCCTGTGTTCTGCGGAGAACTGTAGAGGAACTCTCAACTAG